One part of the Clostridium thermosuccinogenes genome encodes these proteins:
- a CDS encoding J domain-containing protein, which produces MSEAKNNYEILGLKQGATREEIEKKYDILLKAYRAKKISGELSEEDEKEWNAITEAYRELVEYKSKSAMKPEPISPFHEKVNKLIRKMGMDDKKVNNFFHYHSKHILIGIIVLIVLAVSIRSCVTAVQPDFNIVFIGEFFMNDTEAMAEKIKTGVPDIKEPGIQIMTISKSGDAENAQMDYAARMKIMAMMGTAEIDVMILDKTQFEIYGKQEALMDLQSFVEEAQISDELTKDCWLEIEETKEVHLYGIDVSESEFFKDLNLFGEEKIAAIAANTQNYDKAVKVIELLLE; this is translated from the coding sequence ATGAGTGAAGCTAAAAACAATTATGAAATATTGGGACTCAAGCAGGGAGCTACCAGGGAAGAGATAGAGAAGAAATATGATATTTTATTGAAGGCATACCGAGCTAAAAAAATCTCCGGTGAGCTCAGTGAAGAGGATGAAAAAGAGTGGAATGCCATAACTGAGGCATACAGAGAGCTGGTAGAATATAAGTCAAAAAGCGCCATGAAGCCTGAGCCCATATCCCCATTCCATGAGAAGGTTAATAAGCTGATTCGGAAGATGGGGATGGATGACAAAAAGGTGAACAACTTTTTTCATTACCATAGCAAACACATACTGATAGGAATTATTGTACTGATAGTTCTTGCAGTTTCAATCAGAAGTTGTGTCACAGCTGTTCAGCCCGATTTTAACATAGTTTTTATTGGGGAGTTTTTCATGAATGACACCGAGGCCATGGCTGAAAAAATCAAAACCGGCGTACCTGATATTAAAGAACCTGGAATCCAAATTATGACCATATCAAAGAGCGGAGATGCCGAGAATGCGCAGATGGATTATGCCGCGCGCATGAAAATCATGGCTATGATGGGTACTGCCGAAATCGATGTCATGATTTTAGACAAGACACAGTTTGAAATTTATGGAAAGCAGGAAGCCCTGATGGATTTGCAAAGCTTTGTCGAGGAAGCTCAAATCAGCGATGAGCTGACCAAGGATTGCTGGCTGGAAATTGAGGAGACCAAAGAAGTGCACTTATATGGAATCGATGTAAGTGAAAGCGAATTTTTTAAAGATTTGAATTTGTTCGGTGAAGAGAAAATTGCTGCAATTGCGGCAAATACACAAAATTATGATAAGGCGGTCAAGGTCATAGAGCTTCTGTTGGAATAA
- the rpsJ gene encoding 30S ribosomal protein S10 yields the protein MANKQKIRIRLKAFDHQLIDQSAEKIVETAKRTGAKVSGPVPLPTEKEVITILRAPHKYKDSREQFEMRTHKRLIDILVPTPKTVDALMRLDLPAGVDIEIKL from the coding sequence ATGGCAAACAAACAGAAAATCAGAATCAGGCTGAAGGCTTTTGATCATCAGCTTATCGATCAGTCTGCAGAAAAGATTGTTGAAACAGCAAAGAGGACCGGAGCTAAGGTGTCGGGACCAGTTCCACTGCCTACTGAAAAAGAGGTAATAACAATCCTGAGAGCTCCTCATAAGTATAAAGACTCAAGGGAGCAGTTTGAAATGAGAACACATAAAAGATTGATAGACATATTAGTTCCTACACCAAAGACTGTAGATGCGTTAATGAGATTGGATCTGCCTGCCGGCGTCGATATTGAGATAAAACTGTAA
- a CDS encoding ATP-binding protein, producing the protein MNVDKNDIELILPFKAEFVSIARLTSSGVANRVGFDIEGIEDIKVAISEVCNKLVKAGSQIATSYKIVFRIGDRRLDIIFDCPDKSLKCVFDEENDALGLSIINALMDDVELCPDKDFLLAMSKSIEENS; encoded by the coding sequence ATGAATGTAGATAAAAATGATATTGAGCTTATACTGCCTTTTAAAGCAGAGTTTGTGAGCATTGCAAGGCTTACATCTTCAGGGGTTGCCAATAGAGTTGGGTTTGATATTGAAGGAATTGAAGACATAAAGGTAGCTATTTCAGAAGTATGCAATAAGTTGGTCAAGGCAGGAAGCCAGATAGCCACCAGCTATAAAATAGTATTTAGAATCGGCGACAGGAGGCTGGATATCATTTTTGACTGCCCCGACAAGTCGTTAAAGTGTGTTTTTGATGAAGAAAATGACGCTTTGGGCCTATCCATAATAAATGCGCTGATGGATGACGTGGAATTGTGTCCGGATAAAGATTTCTTGCTGGCCATGTCAAAATCTATTGAGGAGAACAGTTAA
- a CDS encoding ISL3 family transposase gives MNNILDFTAQMLGVQDLKVIHTYVNNGIFTVCAMPSTISGICPKCGCTTETIHDVRVQDYIHLPIWGTKTVLVLPIFRLECKCDPDHPFDLRYSFIREYQRQTIPYEIYIYNLCKQNTIENVCLLEGISHGKCQRIFNHYAQEEIDSRPSKKVRFIGIDDLARRKGHNYNTAVYDLETHSVIAMFRGRTKEDVIAYFKHLSEEFRNDIEAAAMDMSRSYCNGVLETLPNAKPVIDRFHVSQLLHDQVDDARKHIQNKVRKEEGDKQKVFGIRWALLKNFEDLEADEMNRLFKVCDEYPELGECFAIKEEFRKFFKINTKENAAAFIDYFKELVEESQIPELLSFNQTLDHWREYILNYYDCKISNGPTEGFNHKIKNIKRRAYGYRNDKNFEIRVKLECA, from the coding sequence ATGAATAACATATTAGATTTTACAGCACAAATGCTTGGTGTTCAAGACTTAAAGGTTATTCATACCTATGTAAATAATGGCATATTTACTGTTTGTGCTATGCCATCAACCATTTCAGGAATTTGCCCGAAATGTGGTTGCACAACAGAAACAATACATGATGTAAGGGTTCAGGACTATATTCATCTACCTATATGGGGTACAAAAACCGTCTTGGTGTTGCCAATATTCCGTTTGGAATGCAAATGCGACCCTGACCATCCCTTTGACTTGAGGTATAGTTTTATAAGGGAATACCAGCGCCAGACGATACCTTATGAAATATATATTTACAACCTGTGTAAACAAAACACGATAGAAAATGTATGTCTACTTGAAGGTATCAGTCATGGTAAATGCCAGAGAATTTTCAACCACTATGCCCAGGAAGAAATTGATTCAAGGCCGTCTAAGAAGGTAAGGTTTATCGGCATAGACGATCTGGCAAGAAGAAAGGGTCACAATTATAACACTGCGGTATATGACCTTGAAACCCATTCAGTGATAGCCATGTTCAGGGGAAGAACCAAGGAAGATGTAATAGCCTATTTCAAACACTTAAGTGAAGAGTTCAGGAATGATATCGAAGCTGCTGCCATGGATATGAGCAGGAGTTACTGTAACGGGGTGCTCGAAACCCTTCCCAATGCTAAACCGGTTATCGACAGGTTTCATGTATCACAGTTGCTTCATGACCAGGTAGACGATGCACGAAAACACATTCAAAATAAAGTCAGGAAGGAAGAAGGCGATAAACAAAAGGTATTCGGCATCCGTTGGGCATTACTTAAGAACTTCGAAGACCTTGAGGCTGATGAGATGAACCGACTTTTTAAAGTATGTGATGAATACCCAGAACTCGGTGAATGTTTTGCCATAAAGGAAGAATTCCGCAAGTTCTTCAAGATCAATACCAAGGAAAATGCCGCAGCTTTTATTGATTATTTCAAGGAATTGGTTGAGGAAAGCCAGATACCTGAGCTCCTATCCTTCAATCAAACCCTTGACCACTGGCGAGAATACATTCTTAACTATTATGATTGCAAAATCAGCAACGGACCCACTGAGGGGTTCAATCACAAGATTAAGAATATAAAACGCCGGGCCTATGGATATCGAAATGACAAAAACTTCGAAATCCGGGTTAAGCTTGAATGTGCATAG
- a CDS encoding ATP-binding protein, with protein MFALKTYDTKIPSSISSVGKTVSEVINSLQNACGKLDDDILFDVRVILNELLLNAIKHGNQQCPEAYIKVTAGISGDNNAFFIIEDQGQGYDYELVRSRNKNQCCMESLFDAKETGRGIMIVESLCEKIKHNRKGNKIVAVKKISKD; from the coding sequence TTGTTTGCTTTGAAAACCTATGATACAAAAATACCCAGCAGTATAAGTTCTGTGGGCAAAACTGTATCAGAAGTAATAAACAGTCTTCAGAACGCATGCGGGAAATTGGATGACGACATTTTGTTTGATGTAAGAGTAATTTTAAATGAGCTGCTGCTAAATGCAATTAAACATGGTAACCAGCAGTGTCCGGAAGCATATATTAAAGTTACTGCAGGCATTTCCGGTGACAATAATGCCTTCTTTATAATAGAGGATCAGGGCCAGGGATACGACTATGAACTGGTGCGAAGCAGAAATAAGAATCAATGCTGCATGGAGAGCTTGTTTGATGCAAAGGAAACGGGAAGAGGCATAATGATTGTGGAGAGCCTTTGTGAAAAGATCAAGCATAATAGGAAGGGCAACAAGATAGTAGCAGTCAAAAAGATTTCTAAAGATTAG
- a CDS encoding ATP-binding cassette domain-containing protein, giving the protein MKRLIYKDCCRAMLKPLVISLCGDLSIYLVTILTAKVLGNFADAVFKLDIAYARENIMRLLICISLTVFIFPLLELICNISMLKGALLHDRIISSRFLDKEYKKAMALDEGEVQYRLENDPNNFRIYWMDIATKIIVTLISAVVLLFNTLSINIWFGISTICLSLLKLLVPAFVLHVESKFDREEREYLTGVRAYEADIVRQPHIVRLFALKNALCSRLDEKFKSYYHRTMKKSITYKEISGSISNLVNTSASLVIFIVGAVMVANKSISPGSVAEMFGYLAIFDNLLNNISAVVKGIPVIKNISDRLMTIYADSEANGGIDIQDNLFPIIVDNLSYSYDEKGKIIDGLSFNIQKGDKIAICGSNGSGKSTLLKILSGLLKDYDGKITISSSELKELNLDAWRSCFAYAMQDVCLFPGTVYDNIRLGNINATDDRIKNLMDNLGILYLKDMVLDASGGTLSGGEKQRISIARALIRDTPIILLDEPNNSLDADGLNWVCKFIEMWDKTIIYVSHNKRLTACANKVVHL; this is encoded by the coding sequence ATGAAAAGGTTAATATATAAGGATTGCTGCAGGGCGATGCTTAAGCCTCTTGTAATTAGTTTATGCGGAGACTTGTCCATATATCTAGTTACAATATTGACCGCGAAAGTATTGGGAAACTTTGCCGACGCGGTATTTAAACTAGATATTGCCTATGCAAGGGAAAATATCATGCGGCTGTTGATTTGCATATCTCTGACAGTTTTTATCTTTCCTCTTCTGGAGTTGATATGCAATATAAGCATGCTAAAAGGTGCTCTTTTGCATGACAGGATCATATCTTCCCGGTTTCTCGACAAGGAATACAAAAAAGCCATGGCATTAGATGAGGGAGAAGTCCAGTACAGGCTGGAGAATGACCCGAATAATTTCAGAATCTATTGGATGGATATAGCGACCAAGATAATTGTTACGCTTATATCTGCCGTTGTGCTGCTGTTCAATACATTAAGCATAAATATATGGTTTGGTATCAGCACTATATGCCTTTCACTGCTGAAATTACTAGTACCTGCATTCGTACTTCATGTCGAATCAAAATTTGACAGGGAAGAGAGGGAGTATCTTACCGGTGTAAGAGCTTATGAAGCGGATATAGTACGGCAACCGCATATTGTAAGGTTATTTGCTCTAAAAAATGCATTGTGTTCCCGCCTGGATGAAAAATTCAAATCCTATTATCACCGGACTATGAAAAAAAGCATTACCTATAAGGAGATAAGCGGCAGCATTTCAAATTTGGTAAATACATCGGCTTCTTTAGTAATATTTATTGTTGGGGCTGTTATGGTGGCCAATAAAAGCATATCTCCCGGGTCGGTAGCAGAAATGTTCGGATATCTTGCCATATTCGACAACCTTCTTAACAATATTTCTGCTGTCGTAAAGGGAATACCCGTCATAAAAAACATCTCCGACAGGCTTATGACAATATATGCGGACAGTGAGGCGAATGGCGGCATCGACATACAAGACAATCTATTTCCAATAATAGTGGATAATTTGAGTTACTCCTATGATGAAAAAGGGAAAATTATTGACGGACTGTCCTTTAATATCCAAAAGGGAGATAAAATTGCTATTTGCGGCTCCAACGGCAGTGGAAAATCCACCCTCTTAAAAATCCTAAGCGGCCTGTTGAAAGATTATGATGGAAAAATCACTATTTCGAGCAGCGAGTTAAAAGAACTCAACCTTGACGCATGGAGAAGTTGTTTTGCCTACGCGATGCAGGATGTGTGCCTCTTTCCGGGGACTGTTTATGATAACATCCGGCTTGGAAATATCAATGCCACTGATGACAGAATCAAAAATCTCATGGATAATTTAGGAATCCTGTATTTAAAAGATATGGTCCTTGATGCTTCAGGCGGCACCCTGTCCGGAGGAGAAAAACAGCGGATTTCAATTGCGAGAGCACTGATACGGGATACGCCGATCATATTGTTGGATGAACCTAATAACAGCCTTGATGCTGACGGACTAAATTGGGTGTGTAAGTTTATAGAAATGTGGGATAAGACGATAATATATGTGTCTCATAACAAAAGATTGACAGCATGCGCCAATAAGGTAGTTCACCTTTAA
- a CDS encoding SigB/SigF/SigG family RNA polymerase sigma factor — MKANNHQTVAANTTDFNEVSEEALFLKYRDNPTVENRNEIVNKYLYLADIITRKFLNRGMDYEDIYQVACIALIKSVERFSLEKGVKFVSFATPTIIGEIKRFFRDKAALIRIPRRIYEIYQKVNHARETLSYELQRVPRVDEIAEYLNISEETVLETIESWNAYSIQSFDQTVYSDDDIELHETIGAEDSTFEKIENRDFLRQSLNKFNQAEREFIKMRYFGNQTQKQIADKLGVSQMYVSRLEKKVLERFRKILEQ; from the coding sequence ATGAAGGCTAACAATCATCAAACCGTTGCTGCGAACACTACCGATTTCAATGAGGTAAGTGAGGAAGCACTATTTTTAAAATACAGGGATAATCCTACTGTAGAGAACAGAAACGAGATTGTGAATAAATACCTGTATCTGGCTGATATCATAACCCGTAAATTTCTGAACAGGGGAATGGATTATGAAGACATATATCAGGTGGCGTGCATTGCGCTTATTAAGTCTGTAGAGCGTTTCAGCCTGGAGAAGGGTGTTAAATTCGTAAGTTTTGCAACTCCTACCATTATCGGAGAGATAAAAAGGTTTTTCCGGGATAAAGCTGCTTTGATAAGAATACCCAGGAGAATTTATGAAATATACCAAAAGGTGAACCATGCGCGGGAAACTTTGTCATATGAGCTGCAAAGGGTGCCGAGGGTTGACGAAATAGCAGAGTATCTCAATATCAGTGAAGAAACTGTACTTGAGACTATTGAATCGTGGAATGCATATAGCATTCAGTCCTTTGATCAAACGGTTTATTCCGATGACGATATAGAATTGCATGAGACTATAGGTGCTGAAGACAGCACGTTTGAGAAAATTGAAAACAGGGATTTCCTTAGACAGAGCCTGAATAAATTTAACCAGGCGGAGAGGGAATTCATAAAAATGAGATATTTTGGCAATCAGACCCAGAAACAGATTGCAGATAAGTTAGGGGTTTCCCAAATGTACGTCTCCAGGCTTGAGAAAAAGGTTCTGGAGCGCTTCAGGAAAATACTCGAGCAATAA
- a CDS encoding ABC transporter ATP-binding protein, with protein sequence MKAAADKQFKKQLYKTAIISWMLNTVFIPIPLITANIMKEIVSFATSGDLKNLLNRVAWLMGITIGWEFFKAPTGIMFNRLKALSTHKCKMILYIQFLSQPLHRLYNSEHGETIENLNDDFNTIINKKIELVPGLGSAIINAIACFSFISYHSLAIAVILVGISLVQIFPPIIVKRYLQVNYEETRKVEADLTDYIIASYRGFPTIKLYKLKEWYIRNLATIHKKYIKIGSKAEITGSLERTMSSFASNILKYGSYGIIGAMVLWNKASLESGVAAIALSGTFFFAVKAVFDTVPAITVSKVASKRLNAWFEPVTAKNTFSGKDNTIKMKEFSFSYEDKLIFDRVSAEISFNEITIVKGENGIGKSTLLKLICGLIIGYEGELSVAGAIPSEMKENELESNLFYLPQEDAIFDMTLYELYTMLTNQDEKRVRILYNAYRFGLTEETIKKSIIRDLSGGERKKGFLSIALGLDRSLILLDEPTNSLDVAAKEVFCDMIKERRAGAVIITHDDELTELADKILTVGNGGFIYEKVNI encoded by the coding sequence ATGAAAGCTGCTGCGGACAAGCAATTCAAAAAGCAACTTTATAAAACAGCCATCATATCCTGGATGCTAAACACTGTTTTTATTCCCATTCCATTAATAACAGCCAATATAATGAAAGAAATCGTATCTTTTGCTACCTCCGGGGATTTGAAGAATCTTCTAAATAGAGTAGCCTGGCTTATGGGTATCACAATAGGATGGGAGTTTTTTAAAGCGCCTACAGGAATAATGTTTAATAGATTAAAAGCCTTGTCGACACATAAATGCAAGATGATATTATATATTCAGTTTTTGTCGCAACCGTTACATAGGCTTTATAATAGTGAACATGGAGAAACTATTGAAAATCTGAACGATGACTTCAACACAATTATAAATAAAAAAATTGAATTGGTACCTGGATTGGGCTCGGCGATAATAAACGCCATAGCGTGCTTTTCTTTTATTTCCTATCACAGTCTTGCCATTGCCGTTATTTTAGTGGGTATATCGCTGGTTCAAATCTTTCCGCCTATTATTGTAAAAAGGTATTTACAGGTGAATTATGAGGAAACCCGGAAGGTTGAAGCAGATTTGACTGACTATATTATAGCAAGCTACAGAGGTTTCCCTACAATAAAGCTTTATAAATTAAAAGAATGGTATATAAGGAATCTGGCAACTATACACAAAAAATACATAAAGATCGGCAGTAAAGCGGAAATCACTGGTTCATTGGAAAGGACAATGAGTTCATTTGCGTCAAACATATTAAAGTATGGTTCCTATGGTATTATTGGAGCGATGGTGTTATGGAACAAGGCTTCACTGGAAAGTGGTGTTGCTGCTATTGCGCTTTCAGGCACATTTTTTTTCGCCGTTAAGGCGGTTTTTGATACTGTTCCCGCCATTACCGTATCGAAAGTTGCATCCAAAAGACTTAATGCATGGTTTGAGCCTGTTACAGCTAAAAATACCTTTTCCGGTAAAGATAATACAATTAAAATGAAAGAGTTTTCTTTCTCCTATGAGGATAAACTCATTTTTGACCGGGTAAGCGCCGAAATCTCCTTTAACGAAATCACCATTGTAAAAGGTGAAAATGGTATCGGTAAGTCAACATTGCTTAAATTGATTTGTGGATTGATTATTGGTTATGAAGGTGAGTTGTCTGTTGCAGGTGCAATACCTTCAGAGATGAAAGAGAATGAATTGGAGTCAAACCTTTTCTATTTGCCCCAGGAAGATGCAATATTTGATATGACTTTGTATGAACTATATACTATGCTGACAAATCAAGATGAAAAGAGGGTTCGGATATTATACAATGCATACAGGTTTGGGCTGACGGAAGAAACAATTAAAAAATCGATTATCAGAGATTTATCCGGCGGCGAAAGGAAGAAAGGTTTTCTGTCTATTGCATTAGGGCTAGACAGATCTTTGATATTACTGGACGAACCGACTAATTCCCTTGATGTTGCAGCAAAAGAAGTGTTCTGCGATATGATAAAAGAAAGAAGAGCTGGGGCTGTTATCATCACCCATGATGATGAATTGACAGAACTGGCGGATAAAATCCTAACGGTTGGAAACGGGGGATTCATATATGAAAAGGTTAATATATAA
- a CDS encoding STAS domain-containing protein, with protein sequence MASELIFREEKNGEAINVAISGEVDIYTSQKLKDKLYSLVDESKSDIRIDFKDLTYIDSTGLGILVGALKKARQKEKNIIISNMRENINKLFLITGLDKLFMIEG encoded by the coding sequence ATGGCTAGTGAATTGATATTCAGAGAAGAAAAGAACGGTGAAGCAATAAATGTTGCTATATCCGGCGAGGTGGATATATATACGTCTCAAAAGCTGAAGGATAAGCTATACAGCCTGGTGGATGAGAGCAAATCCGACATTAGAATAGACTTTAAGGATTTGACATATATAGACAGCACGGGACTGGGTATTTTGGTCGGTGCTCTTAAGAAAGCAAGACAAAAGGAGAAAAACATTATAATATCCAATATGAGGGAAAACATTAATAAGCTATTTCTGATAACAGGATTGGATAAATTATTCATGATCGAGGGATGA